A single region of the Aeromicrobium chenweiae genome encodes:
- a CDS encoding glutamyl-tRNA reductase, whose translation MSVLVVGMSHKSAPIDVLERAALDVDATLKLSHLVLDAPFVTESVVISTCNRVEVYVEAERFHGAVEEVSRLLAEHAGLEREDFVRHVYVHFDEAAVAHLFGVASGMDSMILGESQILGQVREALHSAQAESTVGSALNALFQQALRIGKRGHAETGIDRLAPSMVTAGLDAAGAVVDAPDTRFLVAGAGTMASLTVRTLIDRGVDPQRIMIANRTYQRAYNLVATFGVSAVRWQALDVELSAADVLISCTGSNGFVFDSARIAAGAQGRPMSLIDLALPRDIDPAVRELEGVQLIDLIVLSQLQANAELAADVEQVRSIVASEVGTFLAAKAASHITPTVVALRTMATDIVASEQARIESRLPNLTDDERADVRKALHRVAEKLIHSPTVRVQQLVDGPAGLTYADALADLFALDQSAVDAVTQVGDPS comes from the coding sequence ATGAGCGTGTTGGTGGTGGGCATGTCCCACAAGTCGGCCCCGATCGACGTCCTGGAGCGCGCTGCGCTCGACGTCGACGCGACCCTCAAGCTGTCGCACCTCGTGCTCGACGCCCCGTTCGTCACCGAGTCGGTCGTCATCTCGACCTGCAACCGGGTCGAGGTCTACGTCGAGGCCGAGCGCTTCCACGGCGCGGTCGAGGAGGTCTCGCGACTCCTCGCCGAGCACGCCGGCCTGGAGCGTGAGGACTTCGTCCGCCACGTCTACGTCCACTTCGACGAGGCCGCCGTCGCGCACCTGTTCGGCGTCGCGTCCGGCATGGACTCGATGATCCTCGGCGAGAGCCAGATCCTCGGCCAGGTCCGTGAGGCGCTGCACAGCGCCCAGGCCGAGTCGACGGTCGGCTCGGCCCTCAACGCCCTGTTCCAGCAGGCCCTGCGCATCGGCAAGCGCGGCCACGCCGAGACCGGCATCGACCGCCTCGCACCGTCGATGGTGACCGCCGGCCTGGACGCGGCCGGTGCCGTCGTCGACGCCCCGGACACGCGCTTCCTGGTCGCGGGGGCCGGTACGATGGCCAGCCTCACGGTCCGCACGCTGATCGACCGCGGTGTCGATCCGCAGCGGATCATGATCGCCAACCGCACCTACCAGCGGGCGTACAACCTCGTCGCCACCTTCGGCGTCAGCGCCGTGCGGTGGCAGGCGCTGGACGTCGAGCTGTCCGCGGCCGACGTGCTGATCAGCTGCACCGGCTCGAACGGATTCGTCTTCGACAGCGCCCGCATCGCTGCCGGCGCGCAGGGACGCCCGATGTCGCTGATCGACCTGGCGCTGCCGCGCGACATCGACCCGGCCGTGCGCGAGCTCGAGGGCGTCCAGCTCATCGACCTCATCGTCCTGTCCCAGCTGCAGGCCAACGCCGAGCTCGCCGCTGACGTCGAGCAGGTCCGCTCGATCGTCGCCTCCGAGGTCGGGACGTTCCTCGCCGCAAAGGCCGCCTCGCACATCACGCCCACGGTCGTCGCCCTGCGCACCATGGCGACCGACATCGTGGCCTCCGAGCAGGCCCGCATCGAGTCCCGCCTGCCCAACCTCACCGACGACGAGCGCGCCGACGTGCGCAAGGCCCTGCACCGGGTGGCCGAGAAGCTCATCCACTCGCCCACCGTCCGCGTGCAGCAGCTCGTCGACGGACCCGCGGGGCTGACGTACGCCGACGCGCTGGCCGATCTCTTCGCGCTCGACCAGTCCGCGGTCGACGCCGTGACCCAGGTGGGTGACCCCTCATGA
- a CDS encoding redox-sensing transcriptional repressor Rex, with translation MTILRSPRLADGSARGIPDATVARLPVYLRALNALTEQGVSSCSSIELAENAGVNPAKLRKDLSYLGSYGTRGVGYDVEYLRYQIAREIGQTQDWDVVIVGIGNLGSALSSYQGFSTRGIRVAALVDADPQRVGTEISGLTVSSMDDLDAIVADRAISIGVIATPGTAAQEVADRLVAAGITSILNFAPALVQVPDGVDVRKVDLSIELQILAYHEQRKAGIEPKVSGI, from the coding sequence GTGACCATACTTCGCAGCCCCCGGCTCGCCGACGGAAGCGCCCGTGGCATCCCTGATGCCACCGTCGCCCGTCTGCCGGTCTACCTTCGCGCCCTCAATGCCCTGACTGAACAGGGTGTCTCGTCCTGCTCGTCGATCGAGCTGGCCGAGAACGCCGGCGTCAACCCCGCCAAGCTGCGCAAGGACCTGTCCTACTTGGGCTCGTACGGGACCCGCGGCGTGGGCTACGACGTGGAGTACCTCCGCTACCAGATCGCGCGCGAGATCGGCCAGACCCAGGACTGGGACGTCGTCATCGTGGGCATCGGCAACCTCGGCTCCGCGCTGTCGTCCTACCAGGGCTTCAGCACCCGTGGCATCCGTGTCGCGGCGCTCGTCGACGCCGATCCCCAGCGCGTCGGCACCGAGATCTCCGGCCTGACCGTCAGCTCGATGGACGACCTGGACGCCATCGTGGCGGACCGGGCCATCTCGATCGGCGTCATCGCGACCCCCGGCACCGCGGCCCAGGAGGTCGCCGACCGGCTCGTCGCGGCTGGGATCACCAGCATCCTGAACTTCGCACCTGCGCTCGTGCAGGTGCCTGATGGCGTCGACGTCCGCAAGGTCGACCTGTCGATAGAGCTGCAGATCCTCGCGTATCACGAGCAGCGCAAGGCAGGCATCGAGCCGAAAGTGAGTGGCATATGA
- a CDS encoding glutaredoxin family protein, translating into MIAHADDARVVVYGRQGCHLCEIAEAQVAEVCAETGDSWVRVDIDGDDDLRSRFTEQVPVTFVDGSQHDFWRVDPNRLRKALKRRRRRVT; encoded by the coding sequence GTGATCGCGCACGCCGACGACGCCCGGGTCGTGGTCTACGGACGCCAGGGCTGCCACCTGTGCGAGATCGCCGAGGCGCAGGTCGCCGAGGTCTGCGCCGAGACGGGGGACTCGTGGGTCCGCGTGGACATCGACGGGGACGACGACCTGCGGTCCCGGTTCACCGAGCAGGTCCCGGTGACCTTCGTCGACGGGAGCCAGCACGACTTCTGGCGGGTCGACCCGAACCGGCTGCGCAAGGCGCTGAAGAGGCGTCGCCGACGTGTGACATAA
- a CDS encoding class I adenylate-forming enzyme family protein — protein MTVNVSEYVHTAAENDPDGVALVEHRGIRREVTWRELDESADAVARALSGRGLVAGHRVAVVMANRIDLPIAYFGILRGGMVAVPINPRSTTREIGRMLADSRTRVVLCDEAGVEQVREAVTDDMQVSVIVDGAAPLAEETSFESFLADAPAAPPAAPADVEALAVVLYTSGTSGKPRGVMLTHRALIANIEQIARLDPPAVTPDDVCLGLLPMFHIYGLNCVLGQAVRQGARVVMVDGFDPAGLLELIRSEGVTNVPLAPPVVAAWAGRDGLGDQLSSVSMVLSGASALDPELAEMFHESSGKYIEQGYGLTETAPVIATTMGSPRDPGTPPKAGSVGRPLPGIDVRIVEADGRDAAPGDPAEIWVKGDNLFSGYWPDGVDGPRPDGWYPTGDVGFLDEDGDLTLVDRLRELVIVSGFNVYPFEVEDVIAEVPGVGQVAVVGLPDEDTGEAVVAFVVPSADAPDEADLIDAVEAHCRTRLARFKQPQQVVVVTGLPHSATGKVAKGRLRSLARSETLGLDAP, from the coding sequence GTGACAGTCAATGTCAGCGAGTACGTCCACACGGCCGCCGAGAACGACCCGGACGGGGTGGCTCTGGTCGAGCACCGCGGCATCCGCCGCGAGGTGACGTGGCGCGAGCTCGACGAGTCCGCGGACGCGGTGGCCCGCGCCCTGTCGGGCCGTGGGCTGGTCGCCGGGCACCGGGTCGCGGTCGTCATGGCCAACCGGATCGACCTGCCGATCGCGTACTTCGGCATCCTCCGCGGCGGCATGGTCGCCGTGCCGATCAATCCGCGCTCGACCACCCGCGAGATCGGCCGCATGCTGGCCGACTCGCGCACGCGCGTCGTGCTCTGCGACGAGGCCGGGGTCGAGCAGGTGCGCGAGGCGGTCACCGACGACATGCAGGTGAGCGTCATCGTCGACGGCGCTGCGCCGCTGGCCGAAGAGACCTCCTTCGAGTCGTTCCTCGCGGACGCGCCGGCGGCGCCGCCCGCCGCCCCCGCGGACGTCGAGGCCCTCGCCGTGGTGCTCTACACCTCCGGCACCAGCGGAAAGCCTCGCGGCGTGATGCTGACCCACCGGGCCCTGATCGCCAACATCGAGCAGATCGCCCGCCTCGACCCGCCGGCCGTCACCCCGGACGACGTCTGCCTGGGCCTGCTGCCGATGTTCCACATCTACGGGCTCAACTGCGTGCTCGGGCAGGCCGTGCGGCAGGGGGCGCGGGTGGTCATGGTCGACGGCTTCGACCCCGCCGGCCTCCTGGAGCTGATCCGCTCCGAGGGCGTCACCAACGTGCCCCTGGCCCCGCCGGTCGTCGCTGCGTGGGCGGGACGGGACGGCCTCGGCGACCAGCTCAGCAGCGTGTCGATGGTCCTGTCCGGCGCCTCCGCGCTCGACCCGGAGCTCGCCGAGATGTTCCACGAGTCGTCCGGCAAGTACATCGAGCAGGGCTACGGCCTCACCGAGACCGCCCCGGTCATCGCGACGACGATGGGCTCCCCCCGCGACCCCGGCACGCCCCCGAAGGCCGGCTCGGTCGGTCGGCCGCTGCCGGGCATCGACGTGCGGATCGTGGAGGCCGACGGCCGGGACGCCGCTCCCGGTGACCCCGCCGAGATCTGGGTGAAGGGCGACAACCTCTTCTCAGGCTACTGGCCCGACGGGGTCGACGGCCCGCGACCTGACGGCTGGTACCCGACCGGCGACGTCGGCTTCCTGGACGAGGACGGCGACCTGACGCTGGTGGACCGGCTGCGCGAGCTGGTCATCGTGTCGGGCTTCAACGTGTACCCGTTCGAGGTCGAGGACGTGATCGCCGAGGTCCCGGGCGTCGGCCAGGTCGCGGTCGTCGGGCTCCCGGACGAGGACACCGGGGAGGCCGTGGTGGCGTTCGTCGTGCCGTCGGCGGACGCCCCGGACGAGGCCGACCTGATCGACGCCGTCGAGGCGCACTGCCGCACCCGTCTGGCGCGGTTCAAGCAGCCCCAACAGGTGGTCGTGGTGACCGGGCTGCCGCACTCGGCGACCGGCAAGGTCGCCAAGGGACGCCTGCGCTCGCTGGCCCGCAGCGAGACGCTGGGCCTCGACGCCCCGTGA
- a CDS encoding HAD family hydrolase yields the protein MARDAAPDQPRNLQSRSVLAGQAAASASEMESALSTAPDLTAAAFFDVDNTVMQGASLFHFARGLHRREFFTTRDILSAAWHQIYFRVVGSEDPEHIDKARASALAFIAGHSVSELEEIGEEIFDERMAARIWPGTRALAQWHLDRGQRVWLVTAAPIEIATVIARRLGLTGALGTVSEHVDGIYTGRLVGEMLHGEGKAVAVRDIAEREGLALDRCYAYSDSSNDLPMLSLVGHPCAINPDATLRSHAKANGWRVRDYRTGRKVFMAGAKGAVAGVAAGATWRTLRRRK from the coding sequence ATGGCACGGGATGCAGCACCCGATCAGCCCCGCAACCTGCAGTCACGCTCGGTCCTCGCCGGCCAGGCGGCCGCCTCGGCCAGCGAGATGGAGAGCGCGCTGTCCACCGCTCCCGATCTCACCGCCGCCGCATTCTTCGACGTCGACAACACGGTCATGCAGGGCGCCTCGCTCTTCCACTTCGCCCGCGGCCTGCACCGGCGCGAGTTCTTCACCACCCGGGACATCCTCAGTGCCGCCTGGCACCAGATCTACTTCCGCGTCGTCGGCAGCGAGGACCCCGAGCACATCGACAAGGCCCGCGCGAGCGCACTGGCCTTCATCGCCGGCCACAGCGTCAGCGAGCTCGAGGAGATCGGTGAGGAGATCTTCGACGAACGGATGGCCGCCAGGATCTGGCCCGGGACCCGCGCGCTCGCCCAGTGGCACCTCGATCGGGGCCAGCGGGTCTGGCTGGTCACCGCGGCACCCATCGAGATCGCGACCGTCATCGCCCGCCGGCTCGGTCTGACCGGCGCGCTCGGGACGGTCTCGGAGCACGTGGACGGCATCTACACCGGCCGCCTCGTCGGCGAGATGCTGCACGGTGAGGGCAAGGCGGTCGCGGTGCGCGACATCGCCGAGCGCGAGGGGCTCGCCCTGGACCGCTGCTACGCGTACTCCGACTCCAGCAACGACCTGCCGATGCTGTCCCTCGTCGGTCATCCCTGCGCGATCAACCCGGACGCCACGTTGCGGTCGCACGCCAAGGCGAACGGCTGGCGGGTCCGCGACTACCGCACCGGACGCAAGGTCTTCATGGCCGGAGCCAAGGGCGCGGTCGCGGGGGTCGCGGCCGGCGCCACCTGGCGGACGCTGCGCCGCAGGAAGTGA
- a CDS encoding sigma-70 family RNA polymerase sigma factor, whose translation MVDVGGLRVALSLALAIPDDRSLAIALALADSPAYSPSNGGEPPHDDNDPEASRLRALVDLAREGDSEAFGQLYDHYVTGIFRFVYYRVGSRQLAEDLTSETFVRGLRAIQRFSWQGKDFGAWLTTIARNLIADHFKSSRSRLEVVTETIPEGRTHAASPEQEVLSHISNDLLLSAVGALPNEQRDCILMRFIQGLSIAQTAAALGRSEGAVKQLQLRAVRSLAKSVPGEVR comes from the coding sequence GTGGTGGACGTCGGAGGGCTGCGCGTTGCGCTGTCGCTTGCCCTCGCGATCCCCGACGACCGGTCCCTCGCCATCGCGCTCGCGCTGGCGGACTCACCGGCCTACTCCCCCTCCAACGGCGGCGAACCGCCGCACGACGACAACGATCCGGAGGCCTCCCGGCTGCGGGCGCTCGTCGACCTGGCCCGGGAGGGCGACTCCGAGGCGTTCGGGCAGCTGTACGACCACTACGTGACCGGCATCTTCCGGTTCGTCTACTACCGGGTCGGCTCGCGCCAGCTCGCCGAGGACCTGACCAGCGAGACGTTCGTCCGCGGCCTCCGCGCGATCCAGCGCTTCAGCTGGCAGGGCAAGGACTTCGGCGCGTGGCTGACCACGATCGCCCGCAACCTCATCGCCGACCACTTCAAGTCCAGCCGGTCGCGCCTGGAGGTGGTCACCGAGACGATCCCGGAAGGACGGACGCACGCCGCCAGCCCGGAGCAGGAGGTCCTGTCGCACATCTCCAACGACCTGCTGCTCTCGGCCGTCGGGGCGTTGCCGAACGAGCAGCGCGACTGCATCCTCATGCGCTTCATCCAGGGCCTGTCGATCGCGCAGACCGCAGCGGCCCTCGGCCGCAGCGAGGGCGCCGTCAAGCAGCTGCAGCTCCGGGCCGTGCGCAGCTTGGCCAAGTCCGTCCCGGGTGAGGTGCGATGA
- a CDS encoding DUF5667 domain-containing protein yields the protein MIGRRSHDDAQSFDEAWNGAAPRDQHIADLVAFAEDLCAAAAIEPSARFRSDLRAQLMTEAATVLKPLPPADRRPAATPSSAGPRRPRRRLVGLTATLVTSAGAVGLVASSASALPGETLYPVKRTVESVELTTLHRDDASRGAFQLGQAKERLTEARSLSGKGASDKLIAETLDDFSSAASDGSSRLFTDYTDRGKKTSVRQVNDFAAAASKDLSQLSSDLPDGAGDSFVAATRAVRRLATQASSLCSSCGGADVDDLVSAVTGAARKNPAAPKAKAAKDTADPAPKPAATQRPAAAPDDTGTGTADSAPTPRPAASPTPPRPTRTPSLSDVTDPLLGGLLGDEEQEGLVPGLLNGLLGGGRGRE from the coding sequence ATGATCGGCCGTCGCTCCCACGACGACGCCCAGTCCTTCGACGAGGCCTGGAACGGTGCCGCGCCCCGGGACCAGCACATCGCCGATCTCGTGGCGTTCGCCGAGGACCTCTGTGCAGCGGCCGCGATCGAGCCGTCGGCCCGGTTCCGGTCCGACCTCCGCGCGCAGCTGATGACCGAGGCCGCGACCGTGCTCAAGCCGCTGCCGCCGGCCGACCGCCGTCCTGCTGCCACGCCGTCGTCCGCCGGACCCCGCCGGCCGCGGCGCCGGCTCGTGGGCCTCACCGCAACGCTCGTCACCTCTGCCGGGGCGGTCGGTCTCGTCGCGTCCAGCGCGTCCGCACTTCCCGGCGAGACGCTCTACCCGGTCAAGCGCACCGTCGAGTCCGTCGAGCTCACGACGTTGCACCGCGACGACGCCTCACGCGGCGCGTTCCAGCTCGGCCAGGCCAAGGAACGCCTCACCGAGGCCCGTTCGCTGAGCGGCAAGGGCGCCTCGGACAAGCTCATCGCCGAGACGCTCGACGACTTCTCGTCAGCCGCGTCCGACGGGTCGTCCCGCCTGTTCACCGACTACACCGACCGCGGCAAGAAGACGTCGGTGCGCCAGGTCAACGACTTCGCCGCCGCCGCGAGCAAGGACCTCTCCCAGCTCTCGTCCGACCTGCCCGACGGCGCTGGGGACTCCTTCGTCGCCGCGACCCGTGCGGTCCGGCGGCTCGCCACCCAGGCGTCCTCGCTGTGCTCCAGCTGCGGGGGCGCCGACGTGGACGACCTCGTGTCTGCCGTGACCGGCGCGGCCAGGAAGAACCCCGCGGCCCCCAAGGCCAAGGCGGCGAAGGACACGGCGGACCCCGCTCCGAAGCCTGCCGCGACCCAGCGTCCCGCCGCAGCACCGGACGACACGGGCACAGGCACGGCGGACAGCGCCCCGACACCGCGTCCCGCGGCGTCCCCCACGCCACCGCGGCCCACCAGGACCCCGTCCCTGTCCGACGTCACCGACCCGCTGCTGGGCGGACTGCTCGGCGACGAGGAGCAGGAGGGCCTGGTGCCGGGACTGCTGAACGGGCTGCTCGGGGGCGGACGCGGGCGCGAGTAG
- a CDS encoding lysophospholipid acyltransferase family protein — protein sequence MKDERKTIGSGGTPGRGNRETSPSAAARSLAGGAAAPRKPAAKKKAPAAAKGTPTPPKASAAPKDPTAPTATAPESPVTPTAPPSGKPHLRAVTDEDAAAAAAAAAEEAARRTRTAGAAPQPAGIPLDEIFVAVIEAAQRVLGSDWEVRVATLLATIRKRLSGDYEVDEFGFDPQIAEVLAAAIEPLAEKWFRLEVRGVENIPEEGGALLVANHSGTVPLDGLITGYAVKKYAQRDLRPLGADLVFALPGVGQVARKVGATLACQEDAERLLTGGHLAGVWPEGFKGIGKPFAERYKLQRFGRGGFVSSAMRAGVPIVPVSIVGAEEIYPLVGNVPSLARLLGLPYLPITPFFPLLGPLGLIPLPSKWIIEFGEPIRTDAYEPEAADDPMLLFNVTDQVRETIQQTLYKLLVDRGNAFF from the coding sequence ATGAAGGACGAGCGCAAGACGATCGGATCCGGTGGCACGCCGGGCCGCGGCAACCGCGAGACGTCCCCGTCGGCGGCCGCGCGCTCGCTGGCCGGTGGCGCCGCCGCGCCGCGCAAGCCCGCCGCGAAGAAGAAGGCGCCGGCTGCCGCGAAGGGCACACCGACGCCCCCGAAGGCATCTGCAGCCCCGAAGGACCCCACCGCCCCGACGGCGACCGCTCCCGAGTCGCCCGTGACGCCGACAGCACCCCCGAGCGGCAAGCCGCACCTGCGTGCGGTCACCGACGAGGACGCCGCCGCAGCCGCGGCCGCAGCAGCCGAGGAGGCCGCCCGCCGCACCCGCACCGCCGGCGCGGCACCCCAGCCGGCGGGCATCCCGCTCGACGAGATCTTCGTGGCGGTCATCGAGGCCGCCCAGCGCGTCCTCGGCAGCGACTGGGAGGTGCGCGTCGCGACCCTGCTCGCGACGATCCGCAAGCGCCTGAGCGGTGACTACGAGGTCGACGAGTTCGGCTTCGACCCGCAGATCGCCGAGGTCCTGGCCGCCGCGATCGAGCCCCTGGCCGAGAAGTGGTTCCGCCTCGAGGTGCGCGGTGTCGAGAACATCCCCGAGGAGGGTGGTGCGCTGCTGGTCGCGAACCACTCGGGCACCGTTCCCCTCGACGGCCTGATCACGGGCTACGCGGTCAAGAAGTACGCCCAGCGCGACCTGCGTCCGCTCGGCGCGGACCTCGTGTTCGCGCTGCCGGGGGTGGGCCAGGTGGCCCGCAAGGTCGGCGCGACCCTGGCCTGCCAGGAGGACGCAGAGCGTCTGCTCACGGGCGGGCACCTCGCCGGTGTCTGGCCCGAGGGCTTCAAGGGCATCGGCAAGCCGTTCGCCGAGCGCTACAAGCTGCAGCGCTTCGGTCGCGGCGGATTCGTCTCGTCCGCGATGCGCGCGGGCGTGCCGATCGTCCCGGTCTCGATCGTGGGTGCCGAGGAGATCTACCCGTTGGTGGGCAACGTCCCGTCCCTCGCCCGCCTGCTCGGGCTGCCGTACCTGCCGATCACGCCGTTCTTCCCGTTGCTGGGTCCGCTCGGGCTGATCCCGCTGCCGAGCAAGTGGATCATCGAGTTCGGCGAGCCGATCCGCACCGACGCGTACGAGCCCGAGGCGGCGGACGACCCGATGCTGCTGTTCAACGTCACGGACCAGGTGCGGGAGACGATCCAGCAGACGCTCTACAAGCTGCTGGTGGACCGCGGCAACGCGTTCTTCTGA
- a CDS encoding NAD-dependent epimerase/dehydratase family protein, giving the protein MSRVVLVTGVAGSFASKFARRLADLGEDAGIERVVGIDTILPDADLGGVKFVRADIRTPVVGKVIAVDDVDTVVHLDVNPPQRGRGGGAKELNVIGTMQLLAACQRSTRVNKLVLGSSTAVYGSSPRDPAMFTESLLARNGVRTGFPKDIVEVESYVRGFSRRRPEVIITTIRAAQVLHPDVNTPLRNYFSNPVLPSVLGFDPRLQFLSLQDALEILTQAVVHDRPGTFNAAGEGVVLLSQAARRMGKPLVPLPPIGFAMAARRVIRAMGSDIPPDLHRLLTFGRVVDTAALRDIFGYELARTSEETFDDFRSSVRPGFLATVGGRS; this is encoded by the coding sequence ATGAGCCGGGTCGTCCTTGTCACGGGTGTGGCGGGCTCGTTCGCGTCGAAATTCGCGCGACGGCTCGCTGACCTCGGCGAGGACGCCGGCATCGAACGCGTCGTCGGGATCGACACGATCCTGCCCGACGCCGATCTCGGCGGCGTGAAGTTCGTCCGCGCCGACATCCGCACCCCCGTCGTGGGCAAGGTCATCGCGGTCGACGACGTCGACACCGTGGTGCACCTGGACGTCAACCCGCCCCAGCGCGGCCGCGGCGGCGGCGCCAAGGAGCTCAACGTCATCGGCACGATGCAGCTGCTGGCTGCCTGCCAGCGCTCGACCCGGGTGAACAAGCTCGTGCTCGGCTCCTCGACCGCGGTCTACGGGTCCTCGCCCCGCGACCCGGCGATGTTCACCGAGTCGCTGCTCGCCCGCAACGGCGTGCGGACCGGCTTCCCCAAGGACATCGTCGAGGTGGAGTCGTACGTCCGCGGGTTCTCGCGTCGACGGCCCGAGGTCATCATCACGACGATCCGTGCCGCCCAGGTGCTGCACCCCGACGTCAACACGCCGCTGCGCAACTACTTCTCGAATCCGGTGCTGCCGTCGGTGCTCGGGTTCGATCCCCGTCTGCAGTTCCTGAGCCTGCAGGACGCGCTGGAGATCCTCACGCAGGCGGTGGTCCACGACCGCCCCGGCACGTTCAACGCCGCCGGGGAGGGCGTCGTCCTGCTCAGTCAGGCCGCGCGCCGCATGGGCAAGCCGCTCGTCCCGCTGCCCCCGATCGGCTTCGCGATGGCCGCTCGCCGGGTCATCCGGGCGATGGGGTCCGACATCCCGCCCGACCTGCACCGGCTCCTGACGTTCGGCCGGGTCGTCGACACCGCGGCCCTGCGCGACATCTTCGGCTACGAGCTCGCCCGCACGTCCGAGGAGACCTTCGACGACTTCCGGTCCTCGGTGCGACCGGGATTCCTGGCCACGGTGGGAGGGCGGTCATGA
- a CDS encoding 30S ribosomal protein bS22, whose protein sequence is MGSVIKKRRKRMSKKKHRKMLKRTRVQRRRLGK, encoded by the coding sequence GTGGGTTCAGTCATCAAGAAGCGTCGTAAGCGGATGTCGAAGAAGAAGCACCGCAAGATGCTCAAGCGCACACGAGTGCAGCGTCGTCGTCTGGGCAAGTAA
- a CDS encoding helix-turn-helix domain-containing protein, which translates to MAPGPTFLTVAEVASQMRVSKMTVYRLVHSGELEAVRVGRSFRVPEHAVQQFLGKSYFQAG; encoded by the coding sequence ATGGCACCCGGACCGACGTTCTTGACCGTCGCCGAAGTGGCAAGTCAGATGCGCGTCTCGAAGATGACGGTCTACCGTCTCGTCCACTCCGGCGAGCTCGAGGCCGTCCGCGTGGGACGCTCCTTCCGCGTGCCCGAGCACGCCGTCCAGCAGTTCCTGGGCAAGTCCTACTTCCAGGCCGGCTGA
- a CDS encoding acetoin utilization protein AcuC encodes MSERTELAADRACVVFDEHLTEYNFGQSHPMAPVRIELTMDLARELGIVEGLDVVDARPATEDELALVHTPSYIERVKKLSDHPVYSDLTIGLGSDDNPVFAHMHEASALIAGASVQAARRVWTGAAPRAVNISGGLHHAMPGNASGFCIYNDVALAIRWLLDNGAEKVAYIDVDAHHGDGVQKMFWNDPRVLTISIHEGPQSLFPGTGFSSETGGEGAEGSAVNVPLPPGTSDAGWLRAFHAVVPPLIREFAPDILVTQHGCDSHMDDPLTNLMLSVDGQRASYLAVKDLAEEVCDGKWVATGGGGYAVMDVVPRAWAHLLAIVAGHPLDPGALTPEKWRERIEHLRGMPGPQRMTDGRTVAYRAWEEGYDPASWLDRSIHATREASFPLNGLDYLP; translated from the coding sequence GTGAGTGAGCGCACAGAGCTGGCAGCGGATCGTGCCTGCGTCGTCTTCGACGAGCACCTGACCGAGTACAACTTCGGCCAGTCGCACCCGATGGCGCCGGTCCGCATCGAGCTGACCATGGACCTGGCCCGCGAGCTCGGCATCGTCGAAGGCCTCGACGTGGTCGACGCCCGTCCCGCGACCGAGGACGAGCTCGCGCTGGTCCACACGCCGTCGTACATCGAGCGCGTGAAGAAGCTGAGCGACCACCCCGTCTACAGCGATCTCACGATCGGACTGGGATCGGACGACAACCCGGTCTTCGCGCACATGCACGAGGCCAGCGCGCTGATCGCCGGTGCGAGCGTCCAGGCCGCCCGCCGCGTCTGGACCGGAGCGGCACCCCGCGCGGTCAACATCAGCGGGGGCCTGCACCACGCGATGCCCGGCAACGCGAGCGGCTTCTGCATCTACAACGACGTCGCGCTCGCGATCCGCTGGCTCCTCGACAACGGCGCCGAGAAGGTCGCCTACATCGACGTCGACGCGCACCACGGCGACGGCGTCCAGAAGATGTTCTGGAACGACCCGCGCGTCCTGACGATCTCGATCCACGAGGGGCCGCAGTCGCTGTTCCCCGGCACGGGGTTCTCCAGCGAGACCGGGGGAGAGGGCGCCGAGGGATCAGCGGTGAACGTCCCGCTGCCGCCCGGCACCTCGGACGCCGGCTGGCTGCGGGCGTTCCACGCGGTCGTGCCGCCGCTGATCCGCGAGTTCGCGCCGGACATCCTCGTGACGCAGCACGGCTGCGACTCCCACATGGACGATCCGCTGACCAACCTCATGCTGAGCGTCGACGGGCAGCGCGCGTCCTACCTCGCGGTGAAGGACTTGGCCGAGGAGGTCTGCGACGGCAAGTGGGTCGCCACCGGTGGCGGCGGGTACGCCGTGATGGACGTCGTGCCGCGTGCCTGGGCCCACCTGCTCGCGATCGTCGCCGGCCACCCGCTCGACCCCGGAGCGCTGACGCCGGAGAAGTGGCGCGAGCGCATCGAGCACCTGCGCGGCATGCCCGGACCGCAGCGCATGACGGACGGCCGCACCGTCGCGTACCGCGCCTGGGAGGAGGGGTACGACCCCGCCAGCTGGCTCGACCGATCGATCCACGCGACCCGCGAGGCGTCGTTCCCCCTGAACGGCCTCGACTACCTGCCCTGA